In Ectothiorhodospiraceae bacterium 2226, a single window of DNA contains:
- the ccoO gene encoding cytochrome-c oxidase, cbb3-type subunit II, giving the protein MKHERIETNAGLLIVLTLVVISIGGLVEIVPLYFIDDTIEQVEGVRPYTPLELRGRDIYVREGCYTCHSQMVRPFRDEMLRYGHYSLAAESQYDHPFQWGSKRTGPDLARVGGKYSNEWHVQHMVEPRSVVPESIMPAYPWLLENRLDIGDIENRMRALRRVGVPYSLYEDEYNANVERFGREVADMLDINRAQENLIREAQAGNFDGNQGRISEMDALVAYLQMLGTLVDFTKYDEGHFVEYR; this is encoded by the coding sequence ATGAAGCATGAACGTATAGAAACCAACGCCGGCCTGCTGATCGTCCTGACGCTGGTCGTGATCAGCATCGGCGGCCTGGTGGAGATCGTGCCGCTGTACTTCATCGATGACACCATCGAGCAGGTGGAGGGCGTGCGGCCCTACACCCCGCTGGAGCTGCGTGGTCGCGACATCTACGTGCGTGAAGGCTGCTACACCTGCCACTCGCAGATGGTGCGTCCGTTCCGTGATGAAATGCTGCGCTACGGTCACTACTCGCTGGCCGCCGAGTCCCAGTACGACCATCCGTTCCAATGGGGCTCCAAGCGGACCGGGCCCGACCTGGCGCGTGTCGGCGGCAAGTACTCCAACGAGTGGCACGTGCAGCATATGGTCGAGCCCCGGTCGGTGGTGCCCGAGTCCATCATGCCGGCCTACCCCTGGTTGCTTGAGAACCGCCTGGACATCGGCGACATCGAGAATCGCATGCGCGCGCTGCGCCGGGTGGGCGTGCCGTACTCCCTTTACGAAGACGAGTACAACGCCAACGTAGAGCGCTTCGGGCGGGAAGTGGCCGACATGCTCGACATCAATCGCGCGCAGGAGAACCTGATCCGCGAAGCGCAGGCGGGCAACTTCGACGGCAACCAGGGCCGCATCAGCGAGATGGACGCGCTGGTGGCGTACCTGCAAATGCTCGGCACGCTGGTCGACTTCACCAAGTATGACGAAGGCCACTTTGTCGAGTACCGC
- the ccoN gene encoding cytochrome-c oxidase, cbb3-type subunit I, with product MATTTTATAAPAQYNYDIVRKFTIMTLVWGALGMLTGVFIAAQLAWPALNFGIPELTFGRVRPVHTTLVIFGFGGSALFATSYYVVQRTCQTRLYSDSLANFTFWGWQAAMVLSVITYVNGYTMGREYAEQVWPIAILIAVVWVAYFWVYLQTLLRRSQPHIYVANWFYMAFILATGILHIFNNMAVPVSVFSLQSYSLHSGVQDAMTQWWYGHNAVGFFLTAAFLGMMYYFVPKQAGRPIYSYRLSIIHFWALVFLYMWVGAHHLHWTALPDWTSTLAATFSILLLLPSWGGMINGIMTLSGAWHKLRTDPVMLFLITALSFYGMSTFEGPLMSLKSVNALSHYTDWTVGHVHSGALGWVAMITFGSLYHLIPRLYDTKIYSLRLVYVHFFLATIGILLYISAMWVAGIGQGLMLRAFDEYGNLAYSFIETVVFLHKPYVARFIGGAFFLAGMLLMVFNAYMTIRNAKREQAALEAKLATKMARA from the coding sequence ATGGCTACAACCACCACCGCAACTGCCGCGCCGGCGCAATACAACTACGATATTGTCCGGAAGTTCACCATCATGACCCTCGTGTGGGGTGCCCTCGGCATGCTCACCGGGGTGTTCATCGCCGCCCAGCTCGCTTGGCCGGCGCTCAACTTCGGCATCCCCGAGCTCACCTTCGGCCGGGTTCGTCCCGTGCACACCACGCTGGTGATCTTCGGGTTCGGCGGTAGCGCCTTGTTCGCGACCTCCTACTACGTCGTGCAGCGCACCTGCCAGACTCGCCTGTACAGCGACTCGCTCGCCAACTTCACCTTCTGGGGCTGGCAGGCGGCGATGGTGCTGTCGGTCATCACCTACGTGAATGGCTACACCATGGGTCGCGAGTACGCCGAGCAGGTGTGGCCGATCGCCATCCTGATCGCCGTGGTGTGGGTGGCCTACTTCTGGGTCTACCTGCAGACCCTGCTGCGCCGCTCCCAGCCGCACATCTACGTGGCCAACTGGTTCTACATGGCGTTCATTCTCGCCACCGGTATCCTCCATATCTTCAACAACATGGCGGTGCCGGTCAGCGTGTTCAGCCTGCAGTCCTACAGCCTGCACTCCGGCGTGCAGGACGCCATGACGCAGTGGTGGTACGGTCATAACGCGGTGGGCTTCTTCCTGACCGCGGCCTTCCTCGGCATGATGTACTACTTCGTGCCCAAGCAGGCCGGCCGCCCGATCTACTCCTACCGGCTGTCCATCATCCACTTCTGGGCGCTGGTGTTCCTGTACATGTGGGTGGGCGCCCACCACCTGCACTGGACCGCGCTGCCGGACTGGACCTCGACCCTGGCGGCGACCTTCTCCATCCTGCTGCTGTTGCCCTCCTGGGGCGGCATGATCAACGGCATCATGACCCTGTCGGGCGCCTGGCATAAGCTGCGCACCGATCCCGTCATGCTGTTCCTGATCACGGCGCTGTCGTTCTACGGCATGTCGACCTTCGAGGGTCCGCTCATGTCGCTGAAGAGCGTGAACGCGCTGTCGCACTACACCGACTGGACGGTGGGCCACGTGCACTCGGGTGCGCTCGGCTGGGTGGCGATGATCACCTTCGGGTCGCTCTATCACCTGATCCCGCGTCTGTACGACACCAAGATCTACAGCCTGCGCCTGGTGTACGTGCACTTCTTCCTGGCCACCATCGGCATCCTGCTCTACATCAGCGCGATGTGGGTGGCGGGTATCGGTCAGGGCCTGATGCTGCGTGCCTTCGATGAGTACGGCAACCTCGCGTACAGCTTCATCGAGACGGTCGTGTTCCTGCACAAGCCCTATGTGGCGCGCTTCATCGGCGGTGCCTTCTTCCTGGCGGGCATGCTGCTGATGGTGTTCAACGCCTACATGACCATCCGCAACGCCAAGCGCGAGCAGGCGGCCCTGGAGGCCAAGCTCGCGACCAAGATGGCGCGCGCCTGA